CGATCAGCAGGTACACACCGCCCAGGGCTTTGATTATTACACCGTATTTTCATTATGGGATACCTACCGCGCAGAAAACCCGCTGTTAACGCTGATTGACCGCAAACGCACGCTCGATTTTATTAAAAGCTTTATGGCGATGTACGAGCAGGGCGGTTTATTGCCGATATGGCCACTGGCTACTACCGAAACCTATTGTATGATAGGCAATCACTCCATCCCGGTTATAGTAGATGCCTACGCCAAAGGCATCCGCGATTTTGATGCCGAAAAAGCTTTCACCGCCATGAAAGCGGCGGTAAACCGCAACCAGTTTGGGCTGGATATTTACCGCAAAAACGGCGCGGTACTATCAGATGTGGAAGATGCTTCGGTATCCAAAACATTAGAATATGCTTATGACGATTGGTGCATTGCTCAAATGGCCAAAATGCTGAATAAACCGCAGGATTATGCCGAATATATTCAGCGTGCCCAATACTGGAAAAACGTTTACAATAACCAAAACACCTTTATGCAGGCCCGCTTTAACGGCGGCTGGTTTGAACCATTCGACCCTACCGAGATTAACGGAAATTATACCGAGGGTAATTCATGGCAGTATTCATTCCTTGTGCCGCACGATGTTGAAAGCCTGATTGAAAAAGCGGGTGGGAAACAAGCTTTTGAAACAAAACTGGACGAGTTGTTCAGCACCCAATCAAAATTATCAGGCGCGGATATTCCGGATGTAAGCGGGCTGATTGGCCAGTACGCGCATGGCAACGAGCCAAGCCATCATATAGCCTATTTGTACAACTTTACAGATTCGCCGGATAAAACACAGTTTTATGTAAGCCGCATTTTGCGCGAAGAATACAGCAATAAACCCGATGGTTTGGCAGGGAATGAAGATTGCGGGCAGATGTCGGCCTGGTACGTGATGAGTTCGTTGGGGATTTATAACATCGCTCCCGGTCAGCAGGATTTTCAGATCGGAATCCCCCAGTTTGACAAGGCAACTATCAACCTCGAAAACGGCAAAAAATTTAACATCATGAACCCCGGCGCCGGTATCACCCGCGCCAATATTTATCTGCAAGGCATGAACCTTGATAAAAAAGTGTACAGCAAACTTTTTATCAACTATGATGATATAACCAAAGGGGGCGATTTTGAAGTGTTTACCGGCCGACTGGCCAACCGCATTTTTACGCAGGATTTGGAAAAACCAACCTCAAAAATTACCGATAGCCTCATTGTTGCCAATCCTTACATCATAGCACCGGCCAAATCATTTAAACGTCCTTTCACCATCGAGGTTAAAAGCCAGGATGCTGATGCAAAGATCTATTACACGCTGGATGGCTCGGCCCCTACCGCTGCATCTACATTGTACACCCAGCCCATCAGCATAAGCAATAATATCACCGTAAAAGCCATCGCAATAAAAAATAACAAAAGCAGTTTTGTTGACGAAGCCAGCTTTATCAAGCTTCGCGATGATATTAAACTAACCATCGTAAATAAATACCTGCCCAAATACGCCGCCAAAGGCGATGAGAGCCTGATTGACGGCCAGCACGGCACCACCAACTGGCGACTGGGCAACTGGCAGGGCTACCAGGGCAAGGATTTTATCGGCATTATTGATATGGGCGCTGTTAAACCCGTTGCAGAGGTAGGACTGAACACGCTACAGGATAGCGACGCCTGGATTGTTTTCCCTAAATATGTTCAGTTCTGGATATCAAACGACGGTAAAAACTACAAATTAGCAAGTACCGTTAATACCGAAATTGGTATTAAAGATACCGAAGTGCAAACGCAAAACTTTGCGGCTACGTTAAATACCAGTACACGTTATATTAAAGTGATAGCCAAGCAGTATGGCCCGCTGCCTGATTGGCATGAGAATAAAGGAAGCCAATCATATATTTTTGCTGATGAGATAACGGTGAAGTAGGTGTGATTTGGTGATTGGAGGTTAGGGATTGGTTAAATAGTTTTCACTGCCGTCGTTGGTGTCGTCACCATAGCTGTTCGGAAGAAATAAAAGAGCGGGGAATTGTGCGATTCCCTCCCTTGGGAGGGTGTAGGGAGGGGT
The sequence above is a segment of the Mucilaginibacter celer genome. Coding sequences within it:
- a CDS encoding GH92 family glycosyl hydrolase — protein: MSIIKHVFRSSLSIALLTAVPFISPAQKKKEKDKDYAQLVDPFIGTGGHGHTYPGPVMPFGMVQLSPDTRLEGWDGCSGYHYTDSLVYGFSHTHLSGTGVPDYCDVLFMPTTGDPKFKNTEYRSHFSKKNENATPGYYHTLLDKYNIGVELTATTRVGVHRYSYPSTDKANIIIDLQHRDEVVDSWMEVVNEHEVRGFRMSKGWADNQPVYFYAKFSKPFKTYGIALNNVVQTGQNKVQGKNVKLFLQFDNPGEVISKVGISAVSAEGALKNLDAEVPDFDFKKIQKDARIAWNHELNKIQVEGGAPAPVPQSQPAAGTGPYSYAPPAKKVPQVDYAKIKQTIFYTALYHSMIAPNIYSDVDGQYRGLDQQVHTAQGFDYYTVFSLWDTYRAENPLLTLIDRKRTLDFIKSFMAMYEQGGLLPIWPLATTETYCMIGNHSIPVIVDAYAKGIRDFDAEKAFTAMKAAVNRNQFGLDIYRKNGAVLSDVEDASVSKTLEYAYDDWCIAQMAKMLNKPQDYAEYIQRAQYWKNVYNNQNTFMQARFNGGWFEPFDPTEINGNYTEGNSWQYSFLVPHDVESLIEKAGGKQAFETKLDELFSTQSKLSGADIPDVSGLIGQYAHGNEPSHHIAYLYNFTDSPDKTQFYVSRILREEYSNKPDGLAGNEDCGQMSAWYVMSSLGIYNIAPGQQDFQIGIPQFDKATINLENGKKFNIMNPGAGITRANIYLQGMNLDKKVYSKLFINYDDITKGGDFEVFTGRLANRIFTQDLEKPTSKITDSLIVANPYIIAPAKSFKRPFTIEVKSQDADAKIYYTLDGSAPTAASTLYTQPISISNNITVKAIAIKNNKSSFVDEASFIKLRDDIKLTIVNKYLPKYAAKGDESLIDGQHGTTNWRLGNWQGYQGKDFIGIIDMGAVKPVAEVGLNTLQDSDAWIVFPKYVQFWISNDGKNYKLASTVNTEIGIKDTEVQTQNFAATLNTSTRYIKVIAKQYGPLPDWHENKGSQSYIFADEITVK